A stretch of Nonomuraea africana DNA encodes these proteins:
- a CDS encoding alpha/beta hydrolase family protein, whose translation MRKTLTALLAAPALLTTPAHADPAPKATFELPAPTGPHSLGMREAHLVDEERGRELMISVWYPAQPGGGPVAPYMTPKAAAYFDQGAGAMGLRPGQVDWAAVGTHARTDARPKGRWPVVLYSPGWGSLRTLGTSTVEDLASKGYVVVTIDHTHEAPFVEFPGGRLEVARPGTDLRSGMETRRQDVLFVLDRLSSLNGLGHAMDLSRVGMFGHSFGGDTAAEVMTTDRRVDAGADLDGWLAYDVDGAQPTRAAAEGVTRPFLLMGSPGSTRDGRPRAHLSSPAWKSFWEHSPGFKRDLLMPEAMHYSFTDVQAFLPQLDERLEVSPEIRTRRIGTVSVASQRAYLSAFFDQTLKLRPQRLLRRESAAHPDITFVR comes from the coding sequence ATGCGAAAGACACTGACCGCCCTGCTCGCCGCCCCGGCTCTGCTGACCACCCCGGCCCACGCCGACCCCGCCCCCAAGGCGACCTTCGAACTCCCCGCGCCCACCGGTCCCCACAGCCTGGGGATGCGCGAGGCGCACCTGGTCGACGAGGAGCGCGGGAGGGAGCTGATGATCAGCGTGTGGTACCCCGCCCAGCCTGGCGGCGGTCCCGTGGCGCCGTACATGACGCCCAAGGCGGCGGCCTACTTCGACCAGGGCGCCGGGGCCATGGGGTTGCGGCCAGGACAGGTGGACTGGGCCGCCGTCGGCACGCACGCCCGCACGGACGCCCGGCCGAAGGGCCGCTGGCCGGTGGTGCTCTACTCGCCCGGCTGGGGATCCCTGCGCACGCTGGGCACCTCGACGGTGGAGGACCTGGCCAGCAAGGGGTACGTGGTCGTGACGATCGACCACACCCATGAGGCGCCCTTCGTCGAGTTCCCCGGCGGCCGGTTGGAGGTGGCCAGGCCAGGAACGGACCTGCGCTCCGGCATGGAGACCAGGCGGCAGGACGTGCTGTTCGTCCTGGACCGGCTGTCGTCGCTGAACGGGCTGGGCCACGCGATGGACCTGTCGCGGGTGGGCATGTTCGGCCACTCCTTCGGCGGCGACACCGCGGCGGAGGTGATGACCACCGACCGGCGCGTGGACGCGGGCGCCGACCTCGACGGCTGGCTGGCCTACGACGTCGACGGCGCCCAGCCCACCCGCGCCGCCGCCGAGGGCGTCACCCGGCCGTTCCTGCTGATGGGCTCGCCGGGCAGTACGCGCGACGGGCGGCCCAGGGCCCATCTGTCCTCGCCGGCCTGGAAGTCGTTCTGGGAGCACAGCCCCGGGTTCAAGCGCGACCTGCTGATGCCCGAGGCCATGCACTACAGCTTCACCGACGTCCAGGCCTTCCTGCCCCAGCTCGACGAGCGGCTGGAGGTCTCGCCCGAGATCAGGACGAGGCGCATCGGGACCGTGAGCGTCGCGTCGCAGCGCGCCTACCTCTCCGCCTTCTTCGACCAGACACTCAAGCTCCGTCCCCAGCGGCTCCTGCGCCGTGAGTCGGCGGCGCACCCGGACATCACGTTCGTTCGCTGA
- a CDS encoding DUF6343 family protein encodes MWLRDRAGTEPATARSPTRARKILSAIALPVALAAAIFFTVQAMSSGREVWWWEAAIAYAVALFAAVDLVVLLRRSRR; translated from the coding sequence ATGTGGCTGCGCGACCGCGCGGGAACCGAGCCGGCCACCGCGCGCAGCCCGACGCGGGCCAGGAAGATCCTGTCCGCCATCGCGCTGCCGGTGGCGCTGGCCGCCGCGATCTTCTTCACCGTCCAGGCGATGAGCTCGGGGAGGGAGGTCTGGTGGTGGGAGGCGGCCATCGCGTACGCGGTCGCGCTTTTCGCCGCCGTCGACCTCGTCGTGCTGCTGCGCCGCTCGCGCCGTTGA
- a CDS encoding Gfo/Idh/MocA family protein, whose product MAFDTITEDRPLRAVIAGAGFIGRQWATELLLHPDVSLVGWADLDPSKVPGDHGVPAFGSVTEMLATLRPDFLVNGTVPAAHREVTLAALERGVSVLSEKPMAVSFEEGATMVAAADRARRLFMVSQNRRYLPGLVAYRRTVAELGELAILTSEFYIPYKTVKFLEDLPHPLIQDMAIHLFDAARAISGADPVSVYCESFRPAASWYTGACSATAIFEMTGGLRYVFSGSWSAPGLQTSWTGSWRAIGARGTAVWDGGSVIEAEGVTPAEPEPDVYASRDRFQGLAWALGEFVDALRTGRPPQGEGHDNLASLAMVTSALESALRGERIKSHLYGAT is encoded by the coding sequence ATGGCCTTCGACACCATCACCGAGGACCGTCCGCTGCGCGCCGTCATCGCCGGCGCGGGTTTCATCGGCCGCCAGTGGGCCACCGAGCTGCTCCTGCATCCCGATGTCTCGCTGGTCGGCTGGGCCGACCTCGACCCCTCGAAGGTGCCAGGTGACCACGGGGTGCCCGCCTTCGGATCCGTGACCGAGATGCTCGCCACGCTGCGGCCCGACTTCCTGGTCAACGGCACGGTGCCGGCCGCGCATCGTGAGGTCACGCTGGCCGCGCTGGAGCGAGGGGTGTCGGTGCTCAGCGAGAAGCCGATGGCGGTGAGCTTCGAGGAGGGCGCGACAATGGTCGCGGCCGCCGACCGGGCGCGCCGCCTGTTCATGGTCAGCCAGAACCGCCGCTACCTCCCAGGGCTGGTCGCCTACCGGCGCACGGTGGCCGAGCTGGGCGAACTGGCGATCCTGACCTCGGAGTTCTACATCCCCTACAAGACCGTCAAGTTCCTGGAGGACCTGCCGCACCCGCTGATCCAGGACATGGCCATCCACCTGTTCGACGCGGCCAGGGCGATCTCGGGGGCCGACCCGGTGTCGGTCTACTGCGAGTCGTTCAGGCCTGCCGCCAGCTGGTACACCGGGGCTTGCTCCGCGACGGCGATCTTTGAGATGACCGGCGGCCTGCGGTACGTCTTCAGCGGCAGCTGGTCGGCCCCCGGCCTGCAGACCTCGTGGACGGGCAGCTGGCGGGCGATCGGCGCGCGCGGCACCGCGGTGTGGGACGGCGGGTCGGTGATCGAGGCGGAGGGGGTGACGCCCGCCGAGCCGGAGCCCGACGTGTACGCGAGCCGCGACCGGTTCCAGGGTCTGGCGTGGGCGTTAGGCGAGTTCGTCGACGCGCTGCGCACCGGCAGGCCGCCCCAGGGCGAGGGCCACGACAACCTCGCCAGCCTCGCCATGGTGACCTCCGCCCTGGAGTCCGCGCTCAGGGGCGAACGGATAAAGTCCCATCTCTATGGAGCTACGTAA
- a CDS encoding maleylpyruvate isomerase family mycothiol-dependent enzyme, producing MKQLEDFDPFDLFDIEAARLDRHFASLDEEGWNRPSRCDGWSVRDVLAHLAGGELYNHACLDGDVKGFFARVEAEGVKGFDGFNEWCVRQRRSLPVEQVLEEWRTKNGETRERMRALGRDGLLQTSAGPYPAGLQTFHYDSEYATHADDVGAPVAEDELDDRIWWRLLLARHVLAEQGSKAQVEPTAEQVWVHAEGVSKSMSFPEFVDATVGRTLPEHDLDPRLATALRCLA from the coding sequence ATGAAGCAGTTGGAGGATTTCGACCCCTTTGACCTCTTCGACATCGAGGCGGCCAGGCTCGACCGGCACTTCGCCTCGCTCGACGAGGAGGGATGGAACCGGCCCTCGCGCTGCGACGGCTGGTCGGTGCGCGACGTGCTGGCGCACCTGGCAGGGGGGGAGCTCTACAACCACGCCTGCCTCGACGGCGACGTGAAGGGCTTCTTCGCCAGGGTCGAGGCCGAAGGCGTCAAGGGGTTCGACGGGTTCAACGAGTGGTGCGTACGGCAGCGCCGTTCGCTGCCGGTCGAGCAGGTGCTGGAGGAATGGCGGACGAAGAACGGCGAGACGCGCGAGCGGATGAGGGCGCTCGGCCGCGACGGACTGCTGCAGACCTCCGCCGGGCCCTACCCCGCGGGCCTGCAGACCTTCCACTACGACTCGGAGTACGCCACGCACGCCGACGACGTGGGCGCTCCCGTCGCCGAGGACGAGCTGGACGACCGCATCTGGTGGCGGCTGCTGCTGGCTCGCCACGTGCTGGCCGAGCAGGGGTCGAAGGCACAGGTGGAGCCCACGGCCGAGCAGGTCTGGGTGCACGCCGAGGGGGTGAGCAAGTCGATGTCCTTCCCCGAGTTCGTCGACGCGACGGTCGGCAGGACCCTCCCCGAGCATGATCTCGACCCGCGCCTCGCCACGGCACTGCGGTGCCTCGCCTGA
- a CDS encoding nucleotidyltransferase domain-containing protein: MDHMKLRELAGRLAAVEGVAAVALGGSRARGTHRPDSDIDLGVYYRDALDVDALRELAAQVSGGRAEVTEPGGWGPWVDGGGWLTIRGQRVDWIYRDLDRVRQVWAECQEGRYEVGTQPGHPLGFYSHAYAGEVALCQVLEDPSGELGELREETQAYPERLGRALSDGLWEAEFSVRLARYGVKGHDAAYTAGCLFKAVGVACHALHGRAGRWLINEKGMVASAGRLEITPQGFAERVEAIFTACSDDEPALSAHAVDEAATLVEEVRALTR; encoded by the coding sequence ATGGACCATATGAAGCTGCGGGAGCTGGCAGGACGGTTGGCGGCGGTCGAGGGAGTGGCGGCGGTGGCGCTCGGCGGCAGCAGAGCCAGGGGGACGCACCGGCCCGACTCCGACATCGACCTCGGGGTCTACTACAGGGACGCCCTCGATGTGGACGCGCTGCGGGAGCTCGCGGCCCAGGTGAGCGGGGGACGGGCGGAGGTGACCGAGCCCGGCGGGTGGGGACCGTGGGTGGACGGCGGCGGCTGGCTGACGATCCGCGGCCAGCGGGTCGACTGGATCTACCGCGACCTGGACAGGGTGCGCCAGGTCTGGGCGGAGTGCCAGGAGGGCCGCTACGAGGTCGGCACGCAGCCCGGTCACCCGCTCGGGTTCTACTCCCACGCCTACGCGGGAGAGGTGGCGTTGTGCCAGGTGCTGGAGGACCCCTCGGGTGAGCTCGGCGAGCTGAGAGAAGAGACCCAGGCCTATCCCGAGCGGCTGGGCCGGGCGCTGTCCGACGGGCTGTGGGAGGCGGAGTTCTCCGTGCGGCTGGCCAGGTACGGGGTGAAGGGCCACGATGCCGCGTACACGGCGGGATGCCTGTTCAAGGCCGTCGGGGTGGCCTGCCACGCGCTGCACGGCAGGGCGGGGAGGTGGTTGATCAACGAGAAGGGGATGGTCGCCTCGGCCGGACGGCTGGAGATCACGCCGCAGGGGTTCGCCGAGCGGGTGGAGGCGATCTTCACGGCGTGCTCGGACGACGAGCCGGCGCTCTCGGCCCACGCGGTGGACGAGGCGGCGACGCTGGTCGAGGAGGTGCGGGCGCTGACCCGGTGA
- a CDS encoding ATP-binding protein, which produces MIENGVASRTATSGTVASGEAVGRVLGTQAASPLSFWVGLAPGSVIQLDDVVVTRREVPGYGQVLVAGVVTTVEARHEGAAYDSDVFLIADGALPAAVVEVAEVKVTRVEPEVFVPPLPGSPVYRAGAGDRDQALYFDVMDRRVPMGTGRDGQPLYVNFDFLDGTRGAHVSISGVSGVATKTSFATFLIYSIFNSGVLQGEAANTKALIFSVKGEDLLFLDHPNSRLDATAEAAYKRLGLPAKPFGSVHVFAPPRPNDPNAVPHVAARTHGVSAFYWTLAEFCKEELLRFVFADADDERAGYSLLVGQVAARLASWARPVGDTGAIRLAVGEGGRPSQEGGRPSEEGGTVCRTFGDLVELLSDQLMDEASRTTWTGAQTPLGTVNAFMRRLRSAVRPLSPIIRGDVAGGRPHSIRTSDAQVSIVDLHNLPERAQRFVVGVVLRGEFARKESSGTARPLLFVVLDELNKYAPREGDSPIKEILLDVAERGRSLGVILIGAQQTASEVERRIVSNSAVRVAGRLDPAEAARSEYGWLPPIVRERATIAKPGTMFVAQPEIPVPLAVAFPFPAWATRPSEAVPIKAPSADPFAGLPGVEDDIPPF; this is translated from the coding sequence GTGATCGAGAACGGGGTGGCGAGCCGTACGGCTACGTCTGGGACGGTCGCGTCTGGTGAGGCGGTCGGCAGGGTTCTTGGCACGCAGGCGGCCTCACCGCTCTCCTTCTGGGTCGGGCTCGCACCCGGCAGCGTGATCCAGCTCGACGACGTCGTCGTGACCAGGCGGGAGGTGCCCGGCTACGGGCAGGTGCTGGTCGCGGGCGTGGTGACGACCGTGGAGGCCAGGCACGAGGGCGCGGCCTACGACTCTGACGTGTTCCTCATCGCCGACGGCGCGCTGCCCGCCGCCGTGGTCGAGGTGGCCGAGGTCAAGGTGACCAGGGTCGAGCCGGAGGTGTTCGTGCCGCCGCTGCCGGGCTCGCCGGTCTACCGGGCGGGGGCCGGTGACAGGGACCAGGCGCTCTACTTCGACGTCATGGACCGCCGCGTTCCCATGGGCACCGGCCGCGACGGCCAGCCGCTCTACGTGAACTTCGACTTCCTCGACGGCACCAGGGGCGCCCACGTCTCGATCTCCGGTGTGTCGGGCGTGGCGACGAAGACCTCGTTCGCCACGTTCCTCATCTACTCGATCTTCAACTCGGGTGTGCTGCAGGGCGAGGCGGCCAACACCAAGGCGCTGATCTTCTCGGTGAAGGGCGAGGACCTGCTCTTCCTCGACCACCCGAACTCCCGGCTCGACGCCACCGCCGAGGCCGCGTACAAGCGGCTCGGGCTGCCGGCCAAGCCGTTCGGCAGCGTGCACGTCTTCGCGCCGCCGCGGCCCAACGACCCCAACGCGGTGCCGCACGTCGCCGCGCGCACGCACGGGGTCAGCGCCTTCTACTGGACGCTCGCGGAGTTCTGCAAGGAGGAGCTGCTGCGGTTCGTCTTCGCCGACGCCGACGACGAGCGGGCGGGATACTCCCTGCTGGTCGGGCAGGTAGCGGCGCGGCTCGCGTCCTGGGCCAGGCCGGTGGGCGACACCGGCGCGATCAGACTGGCGGTGGGCGAAGGCGGGCGACCCTCCCAAGAAGGCGGGCGACCGTCCGAAGAAGGCGGGACGGTCTGCCGGACCTTCGGCGACCTGGTCGAGCTGCTCAGCGACCAGCTCATGGACGAGGCCAGCCGCACGACCTGGACCGGCGCCCAGACCCCGCTCGGCACCGTCAACGCCTTCATGCGCCGCCTGCGCAGCGCGGTCAGGCCGCTGTCGCCGATCATCAGGGGCGACGTGGCAGGCGGGCGACCGCACTCCATCAGGACCTCCGACGCCCAGGTCTCCATCGTCGACCTGCACAACCTGCCCGAGCGCGCCCAGCGGTTCGTCGTCGGCGTGGTCCTGCGCGGCGAGTTCGCCAGGAAGGAGAGCTCGGGCACGGCCCGCCCGCTGCTGTTCGTGGTGCTGGACGAGCTGAACAAGTACGCCCCTCGCGAGGGCGACTCCCCGATCAAGGAGATCCTGCTCGATGTCGCCGAGCGCGGCAGGAGCCTCGGCGTGATCCTCATCGGCGCCCAGCAGACCGCCTCGGAGGTGGAGCGGCGCATCGTCTCCAACAGCGCGGTGCGGGTGGCGGGACGGCTCGACCCCGCCGAGGCGGCCAGGTCCGAGTACGGCTGGCTGCCGCCGATCGTCAGGGAACGCGCCACGATCGCCAAACCCGGCACGATGTTCGTCGCCCAACCCGAGATCCCGGTGCCGCTGGCCGTGGCCTTCCCGTTCCCCGCCTGGGCCACCAGGCCGTCGGAGGCGGTGCCGATCAAGGCGCCGAGCGCCGACCCCTTCGCCGGGCTGCCAGGCGTCGAAGACGACATCCCGCCGTTCTGA
- a CDS encoding ThuA domain-containing protein, protein MAINVTVWGENVHEEREEEVRRRYPEGMHGQIARGLRDDLGERVRVRTATLQEPDHGLTEKVLAETDVLTWWGHAAHEEVADEVVARVHERVLGGMGLLVLHSAHFSKIFRVLMGTTCTLNWRDGGERELVWTIDPSHPIAAGVPNPLVIDEQETYGEPFGIPTPDELVFISSFSGGEVFRSGCCYRRGRGRVFYFSPGDQDYPVYHLPGVRRVLANAVVWAAPEGGPGVPLSNAHTPITW, encoded by the coding sequence GTGGCCATCAATGTCACCGTCTGGGGCGAGAACGTGCACGAGGAGCGGGAGGAGGAGGTGCGCAGGCGCTACCCCGAGGGCATGCACGGCCAGATCGCGCGGGGCCTGCGCGACGATCTGGGTGAGCGGGTCAGGGTGCGCACGGCCACGCTGCAGGAGCCCGACCACGGGCTGACCGAGAAGGTGCTGGCCGAGACCGACGTGCTCACCTGGTGGGGGCACGCGGCGCACGAGGAGGTGGCCGACGAGGTCGTGGCCCGCGTGCACGAGCGGGTGCTCGGCGGCATGGGCCTGCTCGTCCTTCACTCGGCCCACTTCTCCAAGATCTTCCGCGTGCTCATGGGCACCACCTGCACGCTCAACTGGCGTGACGGGGGCGAGCGCGAGCTGGTCTGGACGATCGACCCCAGCCATCCGATCGCGGCGGGGGTGCCGAACCCGCTGGTCATCGACGAGCAGGAGACCTACGGCGAGCCGTTCGGCATCCCCACGCCCGACGAGCTGGTGTTCATCAGCTCCTTCAGCGGCGGCGAGGTGTTCCGCAGCGGCTGCTGTTACCGCAGGGGCAGGGGCAGGGTGTTCTACTTCAGCCCCGGCGACCAGGACTATCCCGTCTACCACCTCCCGGGCGTGCGGCGCGTGCTGGCCAACGCCGTCGTGTGGGCGGCCCCCGAGGGCGGTCCAGGCGTGCCGCTGAGCAACGCCCACACCCCCATCACCTGGTAA
- a CDS encoding AAA family ATPase codes for MRPFLLHLENFGSFRESVTIDFSDIDYFALIGPTGAGKSTVIDAICFALYGTVPRWGKENVISHALAPSAAAGKVALVFDSAGRRHGVVRALQRDAKGTVRTKEARLDELDPAAAGDLTELLEAVLRPVAEGDAVTPEIQRVTGLEYKFFTQCVVLPQGRFAEFLHAAPRERQDLLVQLLDADVYERIRQRAVREEEAAKQAASFARDQLGKLAGADADAERAAAEQVATLRALAEQIDLDLLRARDEQIRRARADREAVAARVEALLTLVMPADVPTLAETARQAAAAVTTLAEEIVALESDEHRAHDELAALGDRQALGQRLAALDERERLTAAAAAAREAAERAGAALPALADAARRAAGALSAAERERDRLRDAHTAADLAARLTVGQPCPTCLRPLTELPHHPALADVGTAERALAIARGAADQARTTLGKAETEAAMLDAQATALSARLAELPPPGDRAALEERLAAMRKADEVVAEARRAVRACRARMDRAQRAAESAARKSEQGWRDLELARDRVLALGVQQGGAPPPVDREDLHRAWTALLEWRNQAGRAARAELNERDAELSEIEAGRTKERAMLVARLAEHQIGVAAQATPEQIGGAIATAIARAESRLERVREDRERARALEALAVEKEQEARVAHELTLLLRANAFERWLCAEALELLVVTASDTLRELSDGQYELALGGKGDIEVIDHGEAGLRRSARTLSGGETFQAALALALALSGTIARSLDSIFLDEGFGTLDPATLDTVATTLERLAAGQDRMVGVVTHVPALADRVPVRFEIGRDARGSHLRRVGP; via the coding sequence ATGCGCCCCTTTCTGCTGCATCTGGAGAACTTCGGCAGCTTTCGTGAATCCGTCACGATCGACTTCTCCGACATCGACTACTTCGCACTGATCGGCCCGACGGGCGCGGGCAAGAGCACGGTGATCGACGCGATCTGCTTCGCCCTGTACGGCACGGTGCCGCGCTGGGGCAAGGAGAACGTCATCTCGCACGCGCTCGCCCCCTCGGCCGCGGCGGGCAAGGTCGCGCTGGTCTTCGACAGCGCCGGACGCCGCCACGGGGTGGTCCGCGCGCTTCAGCGCGACGCGAAGGGCACCGTCCGCACCAAGGAGGCCAGGCTCGACGAGCTCGACCCGGCGGCGGCAGGCGATCTGACCGAGCTGCTGGAGGCGGTGCTCCGTCCGGTCGCCGAGGGTGACGCGGTCACGCCCGAGATCCAGCGGGTGACCGGGCTCGAGTACAAGTTCTTCACCCAGTGCGTGGTGCTGCCGCAGGGGCGTTTCGCCGAGTTCCTGCACGCCGCGCCGCGCGAACGGCAGGACCTGCTCGTCCAGCTGCTCGACGCGGACGTCTACGAGCGCATCAGGCAGCGGGCCGTACGGGAGGAGGAGGCGGCCAAGCAGGCCGCCTCGTTCGCCCGTGACCAGCTCGGCAAGCTCGCAGGCGCCGACGCGGACGCCGAGCGGGCGGCCGCGGAGCAGGTGGCGACGCTGCGCGCGCTGGCCGAGCAGATCGATCTCGACCTGCTGCGCGCCCGCGACGAGCAGATCCGCAGGGCGCGCGCCGACCGCGAGGCCGTCGCCGCCAGGGTCGAGGCGCTGCTCACGCTCGTCATGCCGGCCGACGTGCCGACGCTGGCCGAGACGGCCAGGCAGGCCGCCGCCGCGGTGACCACCCTGGCGGAGGAGATCGTTGCCCTCGAGTCCGACGAGCACCGCGCCCACGACGAGCTGGCCGCGCTCGGCGACCGGCAGGCACTCGGGCAGCGCCTGGCCGCTTTGGACGAGCGGGAGCGGCTGACCGCCGCCGCGGCGGCCGCCAGGGAGGCCGCCGAAAGAGCCGGCGCCGCGCTGCCCGCCCTCGCCGACGCCGCGCGGCGCGCCGCTGGAGCGCTGTCGGCCGCCGAGCGCGAGCGCGACAGGCTCCGCGACGCCCACACCGCCGCCGATCTGGCCGCCAGGCTGACCGTGGGGCAGCCGTGCCCCACCTGCCTGCGCCCGCTGACCGAGCTGCCGCACCACCCCGCGCTCGCGGACGTCGGCACCGCCGAGCGCGCGCTGGCCATCGCCAGGGGAGCGGCCGACCAGGCCAGGACCACGCTCGGCAAGGCCGAGACCGAGGCCGCCATGCTCGACGCCCAGGCCACCGCGCTGTCGGCCAGGCTCGCCGAGCTGCCGCCGCCCGGCGACCGGGCCGCGCTGGAGGAGCGCCTGGCCGCCATGCGCAAGGCCGACGAGGTCGTGGCCGAGGCGCGCAGGGCGGTGCGGGCCTGCCGCGCCCGGATGGACCGGGCGCAGCGCGCCGCCGAGTCCGCCGCCCGCAAGAGCGAGCAGGGCTGGCGCGACCTGGAGCTGGCCCGCGACCGCGTCCTCGCTCTCGGCGTGCAGCAGGGCGGCGCGCCGCCACCGGTCGATCGGGAGGACCTGCACCGGGCCTGGACCGCGCTGCTCGAATGGCGCAACCAGGCGGGACGCGCGGCCCGCGCCGAGCTCAACGAGCGCGACGCGGAGCTGTCCGAGATCGAGGCGGGCCGGACGAAGGAGCGCGCCATGCTCGTCGCACGGCTGGCCGAGCACCAGATCGGCGTGGCCGCGCAGGCCACGCCCGAGCAGATCGGCGGCGCGATCGCCACGGCGATCGCGAGGGCCGAGAGCAGGCTCGAACGGGTCAGGGAGGACCGCGAGCGCGCCCGCGCCCTGGAGGCCCTGGCCGTGGAGAAGGAGCAGGAGGCCAGGGTCGCGCACGAGCTCACTCTCCTGCTGCGGGCCAACGCCTTCGAGCGGTGGCTGTGCGCGGAGGCGCTCGAACTCCTCGTCGTCACCGCCTCCGACACGCTGCGGGAGCTGTCCGACGGGCAGTACGAGCTGGCCCTTGGCGGGAAGGGCGACATCGAGGTCATCGACCACGGCGAGGCGGGCCTGCGGCGCAGCGCCCGCACGCTGTCGGGAGGCGAGACCTTCCAGGCCGCGCTCGCGCTGGCCCTGGCGCTGTCGGGGACCATCGCGCGCAGCCTCGACTCGATCTTCCTCGACGAGGGGTTCGGCACGCTCGACCCCGCCACGCTCGACACCGTCGCCACCACGCTCGAACGCCTCGCCGCGGGGCAGGACCGCATGGTCGGTGTCGTCACACACGTTCCCGCGCTGGCCGACAGGGTGCCGGTGCGCTTCGAGATCGGGCGCGACGCCAGGGGCTCGCACCTGCGGAGGGTGGGTCCATGA
- a CDS encoding exonuclease SbcCD subunit D: MKILHTADWHVGKVLKGRSRIDEHRAVLRELVGKAREENVDAVIVAGDVFDTSAPTPEAQSLVMPALMALREDGRDVVVLAGNHDNPQLFEVYRPVLGALGIHVVGAFRRPDQGGTLSFTARTGEPVRLAVLPFLSHRYVVRAAEVLTGTAAEHNRDYAARIGELIGALTAGFAADTVNVVTTHGTLPGGAFGGGEREAQSIFSYYFEATAFPSSTQYAALGHLHRRQQIPGPCPIWYSGSPVAVDFGEEANTPGALLVDVSPGRPAVVREMTFGQARTLRTVTGTLEQLEAMDVGDAWLKVVVEEKPRPGLADTVRELLPGALDVSLDERFRPVRSVPKASSATRSPRELFRDYLSSSGRHDDQVAGLFDRLYDEVTS; the protein is encoded by the coding sequence ATGAAGATCCTGCACACCGCCGACTGGCACGTCGGCAAGGTACTCAAGGGCCGCTCCCGCATCGACGAGCACCGCGCGGTGCTGCGCGAGCTCGTCGGGAAGGCCCGCGAGGAGAACGTCGACGCGGTCATCGTGGCGGGAGACGTCTTCGACACCTCCGCGCCCACCCCCGAGGCGCAGTCGCTGGTGATGCCGGCGCTGATGGCGCTGCGCGAGGACGGGCGCGACGTCGTGGTGCTGGCCGGCAACCACGACAACCCGCAGCTGTTCGAGGTCTACCGGCCGGTGCTCGGCGCGCTCGGCATCCACGTGGTCGGCGCGTTCCGCCGCCCCGACCAGGGCGGCACGCTCTCCTTCACGGCCAGGACGGGCGAGCCGGTGCGGCTGGCCGTCCTGCCGTTCCTGTCCCACCGGTACGTGGTGCGCGCCGCCGAGGTGCTGACCGGCACCGCCGCCGAGCACAACCGCGACTACGCCGCCCGGATCGGCGAGCTGATCGGCGCCCTGACCGCGGGCTTCGCCGCGGACACCGTCAACGTCGTCACCACGCACGGCACGCTGCCCGGCGGGGCCTTCGGCGGCGGCGAGCGCGAGGCACAGTCGATCTTCTCCTACTACTTCGAGGCGACCGCCTTTCCCTCCTCGACGCAGTACGCGGCCCTCGGCCACCTGCATCGCAGGCAGCAGATCCCGGGCCCGTGCCCGATCTGGTACAGCGGCTCGCCCGTCGCCGTCGACTTCGGCGAGGAGGCCAACACGCCGGGGGCGCTGCTGGTCGACGTGTCGCCGGGCCGTCCGGCCGTGGTGCGTGAGATGACCTTCGGGCAGGCCCGCACCCTCCGTACGGTCACCGGCACCCTGGAGCAGCTCGAGGCCATGGACGTCGGTGACGCCTGGCTCAAGGTGGTCGTGGAGGAGAAGCCGCGTCCGGGCCTCGCCGACACCGTGCGCGAGCTGCTGCCCGGCGCGCTCGACGTCTCCCTCGACGAGCGCTTCCGCCCGGTGCGCAGCGTGCCGAAGGCGTCGAGCGCGACGCGCAGCCCGCGCGAGCTGTTCCGCGACTACCTCAGCAGCAGCGGCCGCCACGACGACCAGGTGGCGGGCCTGTTCGACCGGTTGTACGACGAGGTGACGAGCTGA